One region of Triticum aestivum cultivar Chinese Spring chromosome 6B, IWGSC CS RefSeq v2.1, whole genome shotgun sequence genomic DNA includes:
- the LOC123137507 gene encoding wall-associated receptor kinase 1 produces the protein MAMAQILKFLLLTIRNFLALIIFPFKIFLIMFLTMPKSGVNTSHFLLAASASKLDEMVDAQIVNEQSIEVIEQVAEIAKQCLEMASERRPYMREVAEELGRLRKLLLAQQHPWGQRSSQEMEALLAVGSPTPSTCSEIEPSNAYVSLDDSAYLGVQSPR, from the coding sequence atggctatggcccaaatattaAAATTTCTTCTTTTGACGATAAGGAACTTTCTCGCTTTGATCATTTTTCCATTTAAGATCTTTTTAAttatgtttttgaccatgccaaaatctggtgtcaacacgtcGCACTTCCTTCTCGCCGCGAGCGCGAGCAAGCTGGACGAGATGGTGGACGCCCAGATCGTGAACGAGCAGAGCATCGAGGTGATTGAGCAGGTGGCGGAGATAGCAAAGCAGTGCCTGGAGATGGCCAGCGAGAGGAGACCCTACATGCGGGAGGTCGCGGAAGAGCTTGGCAGGCTAAGGAAGCTTCTGCTTGCGCAGCAGCATCCATGGGGCCAAAGGAGTTCCCAGGAGATGGAAGCTTTGCTTGCTGTTGGGTCGCCAACGCCAAGCACGTGCTCCGAGATTGAACCTAGCAATGCGTATGTCAGCTTGGACGATTCTGCGTACCTGGGAGTGCAATCCCCACGGTGA